In the genome of Polaribacter sp. MED152, one region contains:
- a CDS encoding amidase family protein, translating into MESQIHKIHQQLMNKEITCTKLVKDRLDLLKANTYNTVNSLLEEKALELANKVDAKIAKGETLGLLEGIPFGIKDVYMVQGTYTTASSDLLKNYKSAYTATAIQKLLDAGAIPLVKENCDSFGHGSSSENTIFGAVKNALNPDLVGGGSSGGSAVNVAKEYTVFSIGGDTGGSIRQPAGYNNVFGFKPTYGRISRFGLMAYASSTDCVGPIAKSTEDIRIVLNVMSGKDVKDQTTFHSESISKESTLKTDGIKTVGYFKNFIESDAIDAQVKGDFLASIEKIKSKGIKVKELDFFESDTLVSTYYTLAMAETASNLSRLDGTNYGDRIEGKNLKDTYAITRSENFSEESKRRIVGGNQVLSQGFSDEIYLKGLNLRDQIADNFEKDFKEVDIILSPVTPSTPPKIGDSLKDPLAMYLSDAYTVGFSLGQLPTLTIPKGTSTGLQISAAKKNDELVIQFANFLNDLILWS; encoded by the coding sequence ATGGAGTCGCAAATACATAAAATTCATCAACAACTGATGAACAAAGAAATAACTTGTACCAAATTGGTTAAAGATCGATTAGACTTACTAAAAGCAAATACTTACAACACTGTAAATTCACTTTTAGAGGAAAAAGCTTTGGAGTTAGCCAATAAAGTAGATGCTAAAATTGCAAAAGGAGAAACCTTAGGTTTATTAGAAGGAATTCCATTTGGAATTAAGGATGTTTATATGGTACAAGGAACGTATACTACAGCAAGTTCTGACTTGCTAAAAAATTATAAATCTGCCTATACAGCAACAGCCATTCAAAAATTATTAGATGCAGGTGCAATCCCATTAGTAAAAGAAAATTGTGATTCTTTTGGTCATGGTTCATCCTCAGAAAACACCATTTTTGGTGCTGTTAAAAATGCTCTAAATCCAGATTTAGTTGGTGGTGGTTCTAGTGGAGGATCTGCAGTTAACGTCGCAAAAGAGTATACTGTTTTTTCAATTGGAGGAGATACTGGTGGTTCTATTCGTCAACCTGCTGGTTATAATAACGTATTCGGTTTTAAACCAACTTATGGTAGAATTTCAAGATTTGGATTAATGGCCTATGCATCTTCTACAGATTGTGTTGGTCCAATCGCAAAATCTACTGAAGATATCAGAATTGTTTTAAATGTAATGAGTGGGAAAGATGTAAAAGACCAAACTACATTTCATTCAGAAAGCATATCTAAAGAAAGCACTCTAAAAACTGATGGCATCAAAACAGTTGGTTACTTTAAAAACTTTATAGAAAGTGATGCAATTGACGCTCAAGTAAAAGGAGATTTTTTAGCATCGATAGAAAAAATAAAATCAAAAGGAATAAAAGTTAAAGAACTAGATTTCTTTGAATCTGACACCTTAGTTTCTACATATTATACTTTGGCAATGGCAGAAACTGCTTCTAATTTATCAAGATTAGATGGCACAAATTATGGTGATAGAATTGAAGGTAAAAATTTAAAAGACACCTATGCTATTACACGTTCAGAAAACTTTTCTGAAGAATCTAAAAGAAGAATTGTAGGTGGAAATCAAGTGTTATCTCAGGGATTTTCTGATGAAATTTATTTAAAAGGATTGAACTTAAGGGATCAAATTGCTGATAATTTCGAAAAAGATTTCAAAGAAGTAGATATCATATTATCACCTGTTACACCTTCTACTCCACCAAAAATTGGAGACAGCTTAAAAGATCCTTTGGCTATGTATTTGTCTGATGCCTATACTGTTGGTTTTAGCTTAGGCCAATTACCAACGTTAACCATACCAAAAGGAACATCAACTGGGTTGCAAATTTCAGCAGCTAAAAAAAACGATGAACTTGTAATACAATTTGCTAATTTCTTAAATGATTTGATATTATGGAGCTAG
- a CDS encoding anthranilate synthase component I family protein: MKNIKFKTIHKTKIADTITPVGLYLRFRDKHANTLLLESSDYHSKDESFTFIAIEPIVSIKAENHHLSFSHKGLEIANEEIGRNFNEIFEKYSKTIELDCPSELKSFNGLYGYTTYDSVQYFENIELTVDEAPSAIPLMQYSFYRFIIAINHFNDEMTLIENIEEGTESRIKEIQTLIDAQAFNTHSFDIVGDETSNVKGDEFIEYVRKAKAHCKRGDVFQLVLSRQFQQKFKGDEFNVYRALRSINPSPYLFYFDYGSFKLMGSSPEAQIKISAGKATINPIAGTFRRTGDMAKDIQLGKKLSEDQKETAEHVMLVDLARNDLSKHADQVEVEVFKEVQYFSHVIHLVSTVTGQLKGNPIEIVGDTFPAGTLSGAPKYKAMQLIDRYENQSRGFYGGAVGIIGLDGSVNLAIAIRSFVSKNKTLYYQAGAGIVIHSDEEKELQEVNNKLAALKKALILAENI; this comes from the coding sequence ATGAAGAATATAAAATTTAAAACAATTCATAAAACTAAAATTGCAGATACTATAACTCCTGTGGGTTTGTATTTACGATTTAGAGATAAGCATGCGAATACGCTTTTACTAGAGAGTTCAGACTATCATAGTAAAGACGAAAGTTTCACATTTATTGCTATTGAACCTATTGTCTCTATTAAAGCTGAAAATCATCATTTGAGTTTTTCTCATAAAGGTTTAGAGATTGCAAATGAAGAAATTGGTAGAAATTTCAATGAAATATTCGAAAAGTATAGTAAAACCATAGAGCTAGACTGTCCTTCAGAATTGAAATCGTTTAATGGATTGTATGGTTACACTACCTATGATTCAGTTCAATATTTTGAAAACATCGAATTAACAGTAGATGAGGCTCCTTCTGCAATACCTTTAATGCAGTACAGTTTTTACAGATTTATTATTGCCATTAATCATTTTAATGATGAAATGACCTTAATTGAAAATATTGAAGAAGGTACAGAATCTAGAATCAAAGAAATTCAAACCCTTATAGATGCACAAGCTTTTAATACACATTCTTTTGATATTGTGGGTGATGAAACCTCTAATGTTAAAGGAGATGAGTTTATTGAATATGTAAGGAAAGCAAAAGCTCATTGTAAAAGAGGTGATGTTTTTCAGCTGGTTTTATCGCGCCAATTTCAACAAAAATTTAAGGGAGATGAGTTTAATGTATATAGAGCTTTACGTTCTATCAATCCTTCTCCTTATTTGTTTTATTTTGATTACGGTTCTTTTAAATTAATGGGTTCTTCACCAGAAGCACAGATAAAAATTTCTGCAGGTAAAGCAACCATAAATCCTATTGCAGGTACTTTTAGAAGAACAGGAGATATGGCTAAAGATATTCAGTTAGGTAAAAAGTTATCTGAAGATCAAAAAGAAACAGCAGAGCATGTAATGTTAGTAGATTTAGCAAGAAATGATTTAAGCAAACATGCAGACCAAGTGGAGGTAGAGGTGTTCAAAGAAGTACAATATTTTAGTCATGTTATACATTTAGTATCTACTGTAACTGGTCAATTAAAAGGCAATCCTATAGAAATTGTTGGAGATACTTTTCCTGCAGGAACTTTAAGTGGTGCTCCAAAATATAAAGCCATGCAATTAATAGATAGGTACGAAAATCAATCTAGAGGTTTTTATGGTGGTGCAGTTGGTATAATTGGTTTAGATGGTTCTGTAAACTTGGCAATTGCAATTCGTTCTTTTGTAAGTAAAAATAAAACTTTGTATTACCAAGCAGGAGCAGGAATCGTAATTCATTCTGATGAAGAAAAAGAATTACAAGAAGTAAATAACAAATTGGCTGCTTTGAAAAAGGCGCTAATTTTAGCAGAAAATATATAA
- the gatB/aspS gene encoding bifunctional amidotransferase subunit GatB/aspartate--tRNA ligase AspS, which translates to MELEKLNDLLKKYELELVIGLETHVRLNTKSKLFCSCANQETTQPNINICSVCTGQMGVLPSINKEAITKAIYFGKAVKSTFENEVISWDRKHYEYPDNPKNIQITQFHNPVIPDGQVSCFRNDGSQFTVNLTQVHIEEDAAKLMHEKKVSLVDFNKAGVPLIEIVTEPCIRHIEDASTYAQYIQRIVQNLKISEANLEKGEFKSDVSVSLRKKHSYNLNPRTEIKNLNSFKFMIEALKEEVEKQLNYYIEHKEFRPDQTTVLFDADLKQTKTMRKKEFEADYRFISEPDLPFVNIKNVVETIDVDISSLPFAVESILIKGGVLPQDAKFFTADSLRSETFIAINNVIKDPSFVAKTLVNNIAADEYANIHNVNQLVEIFQLFKADKITSVLVQNGITRYLKDRTFDYNKYFEDNTISEDKIKDAVSKVISENEAIANDIKAGNQGKAGILVGKVIKIIGKGASGKVIREEILNAVSDSPLAVSQVPKAKDQKLKANNEKQQKSTDNEELQQTPIIIKDNYRTHKISDLSDDSIKIEVTLSGWVSSVRDHGELIFIDLRDSSNQVFQVRLSRETFPNLDELVKLKPETVIMVTGVVVQRREDDYNSGLRTGKIELETSALEILNLSKTLPFEIKRAMKTNETTRFQYKFLDHRNDEVRKAIVNRHRVIKLLRDILDEEEFLEIETPILTAGTDEGAREFIVPTRKQAGSFYTLPQAPQQFKQMLMVGGFEKYFQIARCFRDEDSRGDRQPEFTQLDIEMAYASMQQIIDLNTKMFNKIVQKIYGKKWILRPFEVITYKEAMDKYGCDRPDLRYGLEMQDITDIVKDTTFQVFSKPIDDGGIVKCIKVSTEEQGNKRMSKGQIENLTAIAQQNGLGGLAYIIVNENDLQSPIIKFLGEEIAANIIEATDAQVGDIVFFSAADYATANKALDAVRQEMGRILKLINPKELRPAWVVDFPMFEKTDEGRWTFTHNPFSMPAVYDLEKHMNGKEDEIGTIIAQQYDLILNGYEIGGGSVRAHKSEILEATYKNMGYNKEEMLKSVGTMYKAFQYGAPPHGGIAWGVDRLMMILEKKASIREVMAFPKTGTSEDLLFNAPSILSDKKVEEMNVKIIK; encoded by the coding sequence ATGGAGCTAGAGAAATTAAATGATTTATTAAAAAAATACGAGCTTGAACTCGTAATCGGTTTAGAAACCCACGTACGTTTAAATACAAAATCGAAGTTGTTTTGTTCTTGTGCAAACCAAGAAACAACACAACCAAACATCAATATTTGTTCTGTTTGTACAGGACAAATGGGCGTTTTACCATCTATAAACAAAGAAGCAATTACCAAAGCAATTTACTTTGGAAAAGCTGTAAAATCTACTTTTGAAAATGAGGTGATTTCTTGGGATCGTAAACATTATGAATACCCAGATAACCCTAAAAATATACAAATTACTCAGTTTCATAATCCTGTAATTCCTGATGGACAAGTTTCTTGTTTTAGAAATGACGGTTCTCAATTTACGGTAAACTTAACGCAAGTTCATATTGAAGAAGATGCTGCAAAATTAATGCACGAAAAGAAAGTTTCTTTAGTGGATTTTAACAAAGCAGGTGTACCTTTAATTGAGATTGTTACAGAACCTTGTATTCGTCATATAGAAGATGCATCAACCTACGCACAATATATTCAGAGAATTGTTCAAAATTTAAAAATCTCTGAAGCAAATCTTGAAAAAGGGGAATTTAAATCGGATGTTTCTGTATCACTCAGAAAAAAACACAGCTATAATTTAAATCCTCGTACAGAAATCAAAAACTTGAATTCTTTTAAGTTTATGATTGAGGCTCTAAAAGAAGAAGTAGAAAAACAACTGAATTACTATATAGAGCATAAAGAATTTAGACCAGACCAAACCACAGTATTGTTTGATGCAGATTTAAAGCAAACCAAAACAATGCGTAAAAAGGAGTTTGAAGCAGATTATCGTTTTATTTCTGAGCCAGATTTGCCTTTTGTTAACATCAAAAATGTTGTAGAAACCATTGATGTTGATATTAGTTCTTTGCCTTTTGCAGTAGAATCTATTTTAATTAAAGGTGGAGTTTTACCACAAGATGCTAAGTTTTTTACGGCAGATTCTCTACGTTCAGAAACTTTTATTGCCATTAATAATGTGATAAAAGACCCTTCTTTTGTAGCTAAAACATTGGTAAATAATATTGCTGCTGATGAATATGCCAATATTCATAATGTAAATCAGTTAGTTGAAATTTTTCAATTATTTAAAGCCGATAAAATTACTTCTGTTTTAGTACAGAATGGAATTACAAGATATTTAAAAGATCGTACTTTCGATTACAATAAATATTTTGAAGACAATACCATTTCCGAAGATAAAATTAAAGATGCTGTATCTAAAGTAATCTCTGAAAACGAAGCTATTGCTAACGACATTAAAGCTGGAAACCAAGGTAAAGCCGGAATTTTGGTTGGTAAAGTCATCAAAATTATTGGAAAAGGTGCTTCTGGAAAAGTGATTCGCGAAGAAATTCTTAACGCTGTTAGCGATTCGCCTTTAGCTGTTAGTCAAGTACCAAAAGCTAAAGACCAAAAGCTAAAAGCAAATAACGAAAAGCAACAAAAAAGTACTGATAACGAAGAGTTGCAACAAACTCCCATAATAATCAAGGATAACTACAGAACCCATAAAATATCAGATTTATCTGATGATTCTATCAAAATAGAAGTAACATTATCTGGTTGGGTTTCTAGTGTTAGAGATCATGGCGAGTTAATTTTTATCGATTTAAGAGATTCTAGCAATCAGGTTTTTCAAGTTCGTTTAAGTAGAGAAACTTTTCCGAATTTAGATGAATTGGTAAAACTAAAACCAGAAACTGTAATTATGGTTACTGGAGTTGTAGTTCAGAGAAGAGAAGACGATTACAATTCAGGTTTAAGAACTGGTAAAATAGAACTTGAAACATCAGCATTAGAAATTTTAAACCTTTCTAAAACATTGCCTTTTGAAATAAAAAGAGCAATGAAAACAAATGAAACTACTCGTTTTCAATACAAGTTTTTAGATCATAGAAATGACGAAGTTCGCAAAGCAATTGTAAACAGACATAGGGTAATTAAGTTACTACGTGATATTTTAGATGAAGAAGAGTTTTTAGAAATAGAAACGCCAATTTTAACAGCAGGTACAGATGAAGGTGCAAGAGAATTTATTGTACCAACCAGGAAACAAGCAGGCTCTTTTTACACATTACCACAAGCGCCACAACAGTTTAAGCAAATGTTAATGGTGGGTGGATTTGAAAAATACTTCCAAATTGCACGCTGTTTTAGAGATGAAGATTCTAGAGGAGATCGTCAGCCAGAGTTTACACAATTAGATATTGAAATGGCGTATGCAAGTATGCAACAGATTATCGATTTAAACACCAAAATGTTCAATAAAATTGTGCAGAAAATTTATGGCAAAAAATGGATTTTACGTCCTTTTGAGGTAATTACCTACAAAGAAGCCATGGATAAATATGGTTGTGATAGACCAGATTTACGTTATGGTTTAGAAATGCAAGATATTACTGACATTGTAAAAGATACCACTTTTCAAGTTTTTAGTAAACCTATTGATGATGGTGGAATTGTAAAATGTATTAAAGTTTCTACTGAAGAACAAGGCAACAAACGTATGTCTAAAGGACAAATAGAAAACTTGACTGCCATTGCTCAACAAAATGGTTTAGGTGGTTTGGCTTACATTATTGTAAATGAAAATGATTTGCAATCGCCAATTATTAAATTTTTAGGCGAAGAAATTGCAGCAAATATTATAGAAGCAACTGATGCACAAGTTGGAGATATCGTGTTTTTCTCAGCAGCAGATTATGCAACTGCAAACAAAGCTTTAGATGCTGTTCGTCAAGAAATGGGACGTATTTTAAAATTGATAAATCCGAAGGAATTAAGACCAGCTTGGGTGGTAGATTTTCCAATGTTCGAAAAAACAGATGAAGGCAGATGGACGTTTACACACAATCCATTCTCAATGCCAGCTGTTTACGATTTAGAAAAACACATGAATGGTAAAGAGGACGAAATAGGAACAATCATCGCACAACAATACGATTTAATTTTAAATGGTTATGAAATTGGTGGTGGATCTGTTCGTGCGCATAAATCAGAAATTTTAGAAGCGACCTATAAAAATATGGGTTATAATAAAGAGGAAATGCTAAAGAGTGTTGGAACCATGTATAAAGCGTTTCAATATGGGGCACCACCTCATGGAGGAATTGCTTGGGGTGTAGATAGGCTAATGATGATTTTAGAGAAAAAAGCTTCAATTAGAGAAGTAATGGCTTTTCCTAAAACAGGAACATCAGAAGATTTATTATTTAATGCACCATCAATTCTTTCTGATAAAAAAGTTGAGGAAATGAATGTGAAAATCATAAAGTAA
- the gyrB gene encoding DNA topoisomerase (ATP-hydrolyzing) subunit B, with amino-acid sequence MSEEKKHSYDASSIQALEGMEHVRMRPSMYIGDVGIRGLHHLVYEVVDNSIDEAMGGYCDTIEVTINEDNSITTKDNGRGIPVGLHKKEGVSALQVVMTKIGAGGKFDKDSYKVSGGLHGVGVSCVNALSDHLTATVHKEGKIWQQEYERGKTLYPVKTIGDTDFTGTIVTFLPDKSIFTQSTEYNYETLATRMRELAYLNKGITITLTDKRNKDDEGNFISETFHSNKGLPEFIEYLDSTREQLIANVISMEGEKNGIPVEVAMVYNTSYAENLHSYVNNINTHEGGTHLSGFRRGLTGTLKKYADESGLLKNVKFDIAGDDFREGLTAIVSVKVAEPQFEGQTKTKLGNREVTSAVSQAVSEMLTDYLEENPNDAKTIVQKVILAATARHAARKARDMVQRKSVMSIGGLPGKLSDCSETDPAQCEIFLVEGDSAGGTAKQGRDRNFQAILPLRGKILNVEKAMQHKVFENEEIKNMFTALGVSIGTEEDPRALNLSKIRYHKVVIMCDADVDGSHIATLILTFFFRYMKEMVEQGYIYIATPPLYLVKKGQKRQYAWDDDQRDLIAQQMGGSVTIQRYKGLGEMNAEQLWDTTMNPEFRTLRKVVIDSPTEADRVFSMLMGDEVPPRRDFIERNAKYANIDV; translated from the coding sequence ATGAGCGAAGAAAAAAAACATAGTTATGATGCGTCCAGTATTCAGGCACTAGAAGGTATGGAGCATGTTAGAATGCGCCCTTCTATGTATATTGGAGATGTTGGTATTAGAGGTTTACATCATTTAGTTTATGAAGTTGTGGATAACTCTATTGATGAAGCAATGGGTGGTTATTGTGATACTATAGAGGTTACAATTAACGAAGATAATTCTATTACTACCAAAGATAATGGACGTGGAATTCCTGTTGGTTTACATAAAAAAGAAGGCGTTTCTGCATTACAAGTTGTAATGACAAAAATTGGTGCTGGTGGTAAATTCGATAAAGATTCTTATAAGGTTTCTGGAGGTTTACATGGTGTTGGTGTTTCTTGTGTTAATGCATTATCAGATCACTTAACAGCTACAGTACATAAAGAAGGTAAAATTTGGCAGCAAGAGTATGAACGAGGAAAAACTTTATATCCTGTTAAAACTATTGGAGACACAGATTTTACAGGTACAATTGTTACTTTTTTACCAGACAAATCTATATTTACACAAAGTACAGAGTACAATTACGAGACTCTTGCTACAAGAATGCGTGAATTAGCGTATTTAAATAAAGGAATAACAATCACCTTAACTGATAAAAGAAATAAAGATGATGAAGGAAACTTTATCTCAGAAACTTTTCATTCAAACAAAGGTTTACCAGAGTTTATTGAGTATTTAGATTCTACTCGTGAGCAATTAATTGCAAACGTAATTTCTATGGAAGGTGAGAAAAACGGAATTCCTGTAGAAGTTGCTATGGTTTACAACACTTCATACGCAGAAAATTTACATTCTTACGTAAACAACATTAATACACATGAAGGTGGTACTCACCTATCCGGTTTTAGACGTGGTTTAACAGGAACTTTAAAGAAATATGCAGACGAATCAGGTTTACTTAAAAATGTAAAATTTGATATTGCTGGTGATGATTTTAGAGAAGGTTTAACTGCAATTGTTTCTGTAAAAGTAGCAGAACCACAATTTGAAGGACAAACAAAAACTAAATTAGGAAATAGAGAAGTAACTTCTGCAGTATCTCAGGCTGTATCTGAAATGCTTACAGATTATTTAGAAGAAAATCCTAATGATGCAAAAACCATTGTACAAAAAGTAATTTTAGCAGCCACTGCAAGACATGCCGCTAGAAAAGCAAGAGACATGGTGCAACGTAAAAGTGTGATGTCTATTGGTGGTTTACCTGGTAAATTATCTGACTGTTCAGAAACTGATCCTGCTCAATGCGAAATTTTCTTAGTTGAGGGAGATTCTGCAGGTGGAACAGCTAAGCAAGGTAGAGATAGAAACTTTCAGGCCATACTTCCACTTCGTGGTAAAATCTTGAATGTAGAAAAAGCAATGCAACATAAAGTTTTTGAAAACGAAGAAATCAAAAACATGTTTACAGCTTTAGGGGTTTCTATTGGTACAGAAGAAGATCCAAGAGCGCTAAACTTATCAAAAATAAGATACCATAAAGTAGTTATTATGTGTGATGCCGATGTTGATGGTTCTCACATTGCTACTTTAATTTTAACATTCTTCTTTAGATACATGAAAGAAATGGTTGAGCAAGGCTACATTTATATCGCTACTCCTCCATTATATCTAGTAAAAAAAGGTCAAAAGAGACAATATGCCTGGGATGATGATCAACGAGATTTAATTGCCCAACAAATGGGTGGTTCTGTAACTATACAACGTTACAAGGGTCTTGGAGAGATGAATGCAGAGCAATTATGGGATACTACTATGAATCCTGAATTTAGAACTTTAAGAAAGGTAGTTATTGATAGCCCAACAGAAGCAGACAGGGTATTTTCTATGCTTATGGGTGATGAAGTACCACCAAGAAGAGACTTTATAGAAAGAAATGCAAAATATGCCAATATAGACGTTTAA
- a CDS encoding DUF6588 family protein, whose translation MKKYTLILIGLFVFSFQTKAQDGFEGYLLADNNDRSKLIEAYVNPAMKGLIYGMNNGWYHTAKVHKTLGFDISIGLNASLVPDEDEIFSLSGLTSINTGSITAATVAGSEDNTPLTTVNFVENGTAYSTTFNAPGGIKESLPLSAVPAPAVQVSLGLPAKFEVNLRLVPKVGDDDVKGNLFGIGLKKEITDWFGPLDKTPLHVSLLAAYTTMTVDYNIESSGDLNVTDGLAEFKLNAYTVQAIASLNFPIINVYGGIGYGAGNSTLNMLGDYTLSYGAESRTVSDPITSEFDAGGFRTTAGLRLSLGFFKIFGSYTLQEYNTANLGVAFSFR comes from the coding sequence ATGAAAAAGTACACATTAATCTTAATAGGCCTTTTTGTCTTTTCGTTTCAAACGAAAGCACAAGATGGTTTTGAAGGCTATCTTTTAGCTGACAACAATGACAGAAGTAAATTAATAGAAGCATACGTAAATCCTGCAATGAAAGGTTTAATCTACGGCATGAATAATGGCTGGTATCATACAGCTAAGGTTCATAAAACGTTAGGTTTTGACATTTCTATTGGGTTAAATGCATCTCTTGTTCCAGATGAGGATGAAATTTTTAGCCTTTCTGGTTTAACATCCATAAATACAGGGTCTATCACAGCTGCAACAGTAGCTGGCTCAGAAGACAATACACCTTTAACTACAGTAAATTTTGTGGAAAATGGTACAGCTTATAGCACCACATTTAACGCACCTGGAGGTATTAAAGAAAGTTTACCTTTAAGTGCAGTGCCTGCTCCTGCTGTTCAAGTAAGTTTAGGTTTACCTGCAAAATTTGAAGTAAATTTAAGGTTAGTGCCTAAAGTTGGAGATGATGATGTAAAAGGAAATCTTTTTGGTATAGGTCTTAAAAAAGAAATTACAGATTGGTTTGGCCCATTAGACAAAACACCTTTGCATGTGTCACTTTTAGCTGCATACACTACAATGACTGTAGATTACAATATAGAAAGTAGTGGCGATTTAAATGTGACAGATGGTTTGGCTGAGTTTAAACTTAACGCATATACTGTGCAGGCAATTGCCTCTTTAAACTTTCCTATAATCAATGTATATGGAGGAATTGGTTATGGTGCAGGTAATTCTACGTTAAATATGTTAGGAGATTACACCTTAAGTTATGGAGCAGAAAGCAGAACAGTTTCTGATCCTATTACTTCAGAGTTTGATGCTGGTGGATTTAGAACAACTGCAGGTTTAAGATTAAGTTTAGGCTTCTTCAAAATATTTGGTAGTTACACTTTACAAGAATACAATACAGCCAATCTTGGAGTTGCTTTTAGCTTTAGATAA
- the mdh gene encoding malate dehydrogenase, translated as MKITVVGAGAVGASCAEYIAIKNFASEVVLLDIKEGYAEGKAMDLMQTASLNGFDTKITGSTSDYSKTANSNICVITSGIPRKPGMTREELIGINAGIVKTVSASLIEHSPETIIIVVSNPMDTMTYLVHKTTGLPKNRIIGMGGALDSARFKYRLAEALEAPISDVDGMVIGGHSDKGMVPLTRLATRNSVPVSEFISEERLEQVKQDTKVGGATLTGLLGTSAWYAPGAAVSGLVQAIACDQKKIYPCSTLLDSEYGLNDLCIGVPVVLGKNGIESIVEINLSDAEKDHLKESAAGVSKTNGLLEL; from the coding sequence ATGAAAATTACAGTAGTTGGTGCAGGAGCAGTTGGTGCAAGTTGTGCAGAATATATAGCAATTAAAAATTTTGCTTCAGAAGTTGTATTATTAGACATTAAAGAAGGTTATGCAGAAGGTAAAGCAATGGACTTAATGCAAACAGCTTCTCTTAATGGCTTTGACACTAAAATTACTGGTAGCACTAGCGATTATTCTAAAACTGCAAACTCTAATATTTGTGTAATTACTTCTGGTATTCCAAGAAAACCAGGTATGACTCGTGAAGAATTAATTGGTATTAATGCAGGTATTGTTAAAACAGTTTCAGCTAGTTTAATTGAGCATTCACCAGAAACAATTATCATTGTTGTATCTAACCCAATGGATACTATGACCTACTTAGTACACAAAACTACAGGTTTACCAAAAAATAGAATTATTGGTATGGGTGGTGCATTAGATTCTGCTCGTTTTAAATACAGATTGGCTGAAGCATTAGAAGCACCTATTTCTGATGTTGATGGAATGGTTATTGGTGGTCATTCAGATAAAGGTATGGTTCCTTTAACAAGATTAGCTACTCGTAATTCTGTGCCAGTTTCAGAATTTATCTCAGAAGAAAGATTAGAGCAAGTAAAACAAGACACTAAAGTTGGTGGGGCTACCTTAACTGGTTTATTAGGTACTTCTGCTTGGTATGCTCCAGGAGCTGCAGTATCTGGTTTAGTACAAGCAATTGCTTGCGATCAAAAGAAAATATATCCTTGTTCAACTTTATTAGATAGTGAATATGGTTTAAATGACTTATGTATTGGAGTTCCTGTGGTATTGGGAAAAAACGGTATAGAAAGTATTGTAGAAATTAATTTAAGTGATGCTGAAAAAGATCATTTAAAAGAATCTGCAGCAGGAGTTTCTAAAACAAACGGATTACTAGAACTATAG
- a CDS encoding aminodeoxychorismate/anthranilate synthase component II, protein MKILIIDNYDSFTYNLVHMVEEITGTYPAVFRNDEISIADVDNYDLIMLSPGPGIPDEAGILKEVIKTYAGVKPIFGVCLGLQAITEVFGGAIINLNDVYHGVATEMEVTDENAVIFKDVPKTFLAARYHSWAATDEGFPAELKVTARDEEGLIQAIEHVAFPISAVQFHPESILTEVGEQLVTNFINANSK, encoded by the coding sequence ATGAAAATATTAATAATAGATAATTACGATTCATTCACCTATAATTTGGTGCACATGGTTGAAGAAATTACAGGCACTTATCCTGCAGTTTTTAGAAATGATGAAATCAGTATAGCAGATGTAGACAACTACGATCTCATTATGTTATCTCCTGGTCCTGGTATTCCTGATGAAGCCGGAATTTTAAAAGAGGTAATTAAAACCTATGCTGGTGTAAAACCAATATTTGGTGTGTGTCTTGGGCTACAGGCAATTACTGAAGTTTTTGGTGGTGCAATTATCAATTTAAATGATGTGTATCATGGTGTAGCTACAGAAATGGAGGTTACAGATGAAAATGCAGTTATTTTTAAAGATGTACCTAAAACTTTTCTTGCTGCACGTTACCATTCTTGGGCAGCTACAGATGAAGGTTTTCCTGCTGAATTAAAAGTAACAGCAAGAGATGAGGAAGGTTTAATACAAGCAATTGAGCATGTTGCCTTCCCAATATCCGCAGTACAATTTCATCCTGAATCAATCTTAACAGAAGTGGGTGAGCAATTAGTAACAAACTTTATCAATGCAAATTCTAAATGA